A segment of the Methylomonas paludis genome:
CCCGCGTAAAGTAGTTCAGGCGATTAAGCGCGGCCTGGATTTTTACCAGCAGCATCAGGCAGAAATTTTGGCCGACTCTCCTTAACCTATGGGCTTGATGACGAGATTTATCGAGATATAAATATGAATCCATCCATTTTATTTTCAGCTCCTTACCGCAAAATTGCCCGTGATGGTTTATGGGACAATAATGTGGTACTTACCCAAAACTTGGCTTTGTGCCCTTTGCTGGCTGTCACCGGTACCGCTACCAACGGCTTGGGCATGGGACTGGCCACTATGGTGGTGATGGTGGCGGCCAGTGCTGCCGTCTCTGTGAGCCGACACTTGATTCCTGCCGAAATTCGCATTCCCATTTTTGTGCTGTTGATTGCGGCGCTGGTTACGCTGGTGGATATTTTTCTAAATGCCTGGATGCATGAATTACATAAGGTTTTAGGTCTGTTTATTCCCTTAATTGTGACCAATTGTGTGATTCTGGGCCGAGCTGAAGCCTTTGCCTCCAAACAAGCAGTTATGCCTTCCATGTGGGATGGATTGATGATGGGTGCCGGCTTTACCCTTACTATGGTGATTTTGGGTGCCGCCAGAGAAATTACTTCCCAAGGCACATTATTTGCCAATGCCTCAGTTTTGCTGGGAGAAGGCTTTCAATTTTTGGAAACTATTATCATCCACGATTACAAAGGCTTCCTACTCACGGCCTTACCACCGGGTGGTTTTATTATGCTGGGCTTCATGGTGGCAGCCAAACGCTTGCTGGAACTAAAGTTCAAGAAAAAAACCCAGGCTCCCCTTGCCAATTTAAACGATAGTATATTGGAGGGTGGCGAATTATGAATGTTGGTGTGTGTTATGCACAGGCTGACCGGCAAATCTGGCTAAAAATTGATGTGCCGGAAAACAGCACTATTGTGGAAGTGGTACATATATCGGGCATTCTGGATCAGTATCCGGAAATTGATCTGGAAACTCAAAAAGTCGGTATTTTTGGTAAAATTTCCAAACTCGATACTGTAGTCAAG
Coding sequences within it:
- a CDS encoding RnfH family protein, which codes for MNVGVCYAQADRQIWLKIDVPENSTIVEVVHISGILDQYPEIDLETQKVGIFGKISKLDTVVKDGDRVEIYRKITADPQQVERRRAT
- a CDS encoding electron transport complex subunit E — encoded protein: MNPSILFSAPYRKIARDGLWDNNVVLTQNLALCPLLAVTGTATNGLGMGLATMVVMVAASAAVSVSRHLIPAEIRIPIFVLLIAALVTLVDIFLNAWMHELHKVLGLFIPLIVTNCVILGRAEAFASKQAVMPSMWDGLMMGAGFTLTMVILGAAREITSQGTLFANASVLLGEGFQFLETIIIHDYKGFLLTALPPGGFIMLGFMVAAKRLLELKFKKKTQAPLANLNDSILEGGEL